Proteins from a genomic interval of Heteronotia binoei isolate CCM8104 ecotype False Entrance Well chromosome 5, APGP_CSIRO_Hbin_v1, whole genome shotgun sequence:
- the LOC132571834 gene encoding zinc finger protein 75D-like translates to MATELTHKHNDSPRIKLEEPDPTALEPGGGLESDGKPLHPVQAGSIQEFLHTTTPSQVKQEPDEELPQLWEAQWQEFLKVVETPRSRWVHHAKRPELTLWEDTKMIPALCEGQANANRLLQREGKAKPLEGLLIIDGGEEDDRKVKEETLEENHTNVVPQGHQFWHFCYQEAEGPREMYAQLRELCYQWLAPERHTKEQILELVILEKFLAILPAEIQSWVREGGLESSAQAVALAEGFLLRQLDRPVKQALSPFEEGALNSRAPLLAVTADVRRDAGLLSKTLNPRISQIPEQDV, encoded by the exons ATGGCCACAGAGCTTACACACAAGCATAATGATTCCCCTAGGATTAAACTGGAAGAGCCTGATCCAACCGCCCTTGAACCAGGGGGAGGGTTGGAGTCTGATGGAAAACCCCTACATCCTGTTCAGGCCGGGagtatccaggaatttctccacaCCACAACACCCTCGCAGGTGAAGCAGGAACCGGATGAGGAATTACCACAGCTTTGGGAAGCCCAGTGGCAGGAGTTCCTGAAGGTGGTAGAGACTCCCCGTTCAAGGTGGGTCCACCATGCGAAGCGGCCAGAGTTGACATTGTGGGAAGATACGAAGATGATTCCAGCCCTCTGTGAAGGACAGGCCAATGCTAATCGACTCCTTCAAAGAGAGGGCAAAGCAAAACCACTGGAAGGCCTCCTCATAATAGATGGAGGTGAGGAAGATGATAGAAAAGTGAAGGAAGAAACCCTTGAGGAGAATCACACCAATGTGGTCCCGCAGGGCCACCAGTTCTGGCACTTCTGCTATCAGGAGGCTGAGGGTCCTCGAGAGATGTATGCCCAGCTCCGGGAATTATGTTACCAGTGGTTGgcgccggagaggcacaccaaggagCAGATCCTGGAGCTGGTGATCCTGGAGAAGTTCCTGGCCATCTTGCCAGCAGAGATCCAGAGCTGGGTCCGAGAAGGAGGACTGGAAAGCTCTGCCCAGGCTGTAGCGCTGGCGGAAGGCTTCCTGCTGAGGCAGCTGGACAGACCAGTAAAGCAG GCGCTGAGCCCATTTGAAGAAGGAGCTTTAAATTCCCGGGCGCCCCTGCTGGCCGTCACAGCAGATGTTCGCAGGGATGCAGGCTTGCTGAGTAAGACTTTGAATCCCAGAATTTCACAGATACCTGAGCAAGATGTTTGA